The following coding sequences lie in one Deltaproteobacteria bacterium genomic window:
- a CDS encoding type II toxin-antitoxin system VapC family toxin — protein sequence MIRTAIDSSILFDVFIRHSENFDSTASLIRQAIENGCLVVSDVVYAEVSAHFESHREFSDVFVDAEFIFEALSEEACFLAGQIWKAYRSKGGKRDKMIPDFMVAAHAFKQCDRLLTRDRGFYKTYFPKLKML from the coding sequence ATGATTCGTACTGCAATTGATTCGAGTATTTTGTTTGACGTTTTTATCAGGCATTCAGAGAATTTTGATTCCACTGCTTCTTTGATTAGGCAAGCAATAGAAAATGGTTGTTTGGTGGTGAGTGATGTAGTGTATGCAGAAGTTTCGGCTCATTTTGAAAGTCATAGAGAATTTTCTGATGTTTTTGTGGATGCAGAATTTATATTTGAAGCTCTGAGTGAAGAAGCTTGTTTTTTAGCCGGCCAAATCTGGAAGGCTTATCGAAGCAAAGGCGGAAAGCGTGACAAGATGATTCCCGATTTTATGGTTGCTGCCCATGCTTTTAAGCAATGCGATCGTCTCCTCACACGAGACCGTGGCTTTTACAAAACCTACTTCCCAAAACTAAAAATGCTTTAA
- a CDS encoding type II toxin-antitoxin system PrlF family antitoxin, translating into MNYQSTMTERGQITVPKEIRDQLGLKAGVSLTFTISKQGIVVKKAASSPKTDWLSKYRGIIKSDKSVDEIIEEMRGKVE; encoded by the coding sequence ATGAATTATCAATCTACCATGACCGAACGAGGTCAAATTACTGTTCCTAAAGAAATTCGAGATCAGCTGGGTTTAAAGGCGGGTGTTTCCCTGACTTTTACAATTTCCAAGCAAGGGATTGTAGTCAAAAAGGCAGCTTCCTCTCCAAAAACGGATTGGTTGTCGAAGTATAGAGGCATTATAAAAAGTGATAAAAGTGTCGATGAAATTATAGAGGAAATGAGGGGTAAGGTGGAATGA
- a CDS encoding CehA/McbA family metallohydrolase, translating into MKLKKIILTLSCLSLSALLSCSSSNNNTPPPDASVGGDTIQGVVGPSLTTNITDPSTYRGAGVIQDPRFLIGGPLAQGRVGDVLLQNDKIRVIIQKPRRNAGVPLYGGNIIDGDITRAAGEKGHDQWGILFPQINVSWTPFYQKLEVINGDLSQGPAIVRATGVLDVYDYIQTSIIVPFAKVVKGATLFFPAQYNDILNPFQNLPELRGINQTIVTDYILRPDKNYVMIQTHIQNNGSTDVKMPFGDWVNSSGTLETFIPKIGYTGQGIYPSPTVGAADNPALVYPGMETNVGVSYAYSYDPDLIKKTDGSYFQSQVLTVSGVSVVALGETIATTGIIPFNDPTAKPKINFAVKPGENVFTRYFSIGNGDVGSALGGSMDALAIDTQQVSGNVKDASGQNVAAARVTVFDTTSKKPVSVFYSDAQGNFSGNLSGGADPKAQLFGSGHYRFEVYKEGYLYNAAAWTEADSPSLKDKKKAGVCPPATDTTHIQCNLGESGLVQVTAQDPDGHIIPARIGIVGFDPSPYHKLPNAADPSNDDDSSIISDIEFQAQQYGYIDSLFLDPQGKISNVGHARFVHDNVFRLEPGTYDIYLMRGPEYSQYVQRITVTNGGTNNVSGTLRKVVDTTGYVGADFHIHGINSPDSPFGQQARVNFALAEGLDLMVSADHDAITDYSVAIHEMGLQDYVASIPGMEITPMAFGHFIAFPLLFNADDPTGGAFDYTKKEGYSPGPSHHELLSPEELLTQIDAQNPGEQVLQVNHIMDNTLGNFSLSRLVTTTYFEGVPPLSTFSDPVDFRLSPNNNSAGNFHAPFPYGTNKLFTDKFTSLEICIGESAVVPLPHVMETSLPTWFNFLNLGKIATATCSSDTHRQIREPIGILRNYVQSSVDPRDGQGTFSAIDPQEIAHNVNHQKVIVSAGPFMKVSASSDTQTAGLGDTLTFTGAGPKTVNLQIQVSSPDWMDWDTVEVYVNTDPIPAKDDLSGPWDKSAEDFVTVTKDMSNPAKNHLNPKFIYSPTLLFKRGGGAGIGAIDQQIADGKRSAQINTPLTLNEDSWIVVMVKGSSAAKTIFPYAPKAVNTQTAAVSPANFLETLKHERENEGVPDLIGGSKAFAFSNPIFVDVDGDGFKAKYVRSGVSPLR; encoded by the coding sequence TTGAAACTAAAAAAAATAATTCTAACCCTCAGTTGTTTGTCTTTGTCTGCCTTACTCTCCTGTTCTTCCTCCAATAATAATACTCCGCCTCCGGATGCTTCTGTAGGGGGAGATACGATTCAGGGGGTGGTAGGGCCATCGCTTACCACAAATATAACGGATCCCTCTACTTATCGCGGGGCGGGAGTGATTCAAGATCCCCGATTTTTAATTGGGGGTCCGCTGGCCCAAGGGCGAGTGGGGGATGTGCTGCTTCAAAACGATAAAATCCGCGTCATTATTCAAAAACCGCGTCGTAATGCGGGGGTTCCTTTGTATGGTGGTAATATTATTGATGGCGATATTACGCGAGCGGCAGGCGAAAAAGGTCATGATCAATGGGGTATTTTATTTCCTCAGATCAATGTTTCCTGGACTCCCTTCTATCAAAAATTGGAAGTTATTAATGGAGACCTCAGCCAGGGCCCGGCTATTGTGCGTGCGACGGGGGTGCTGGACGTTTACGATTACATTCAAACTTCTATCATTGTGCCCTTTGCTAAGGTCGTAAAAGGGGCGACTTTGTTTTTCCCTGCCCAATATAATGATATTTTGAATCCTTTCCAAAATTTGCCTGAGCTACGTGGTATCAATCAAACTATAGTAACCGATTATATTCTGCGCCCCGATAAAAATTACGTCATGATTCAGACGCATATCCAGAATAATGGATCGACTGATGTGAAAATGCCTTTTGGGGATTGGGTGAATAGTTCTGGAACTTTGGAAACCTTTATTCCGAAAATAGGATATACGGGGCAGGGAATTTATCCTAGTCCAACGGTAGGTGCTGCAGATAATCCTGCTTTGGTTTATCCGGGTATGGAAACCAATGTAGGGGTTTCTTATGCCTATTCTTACGATCCCGATCTAATCAAAAAAACAGATGGCAGTTATTTTCAAAGTCAGGTCCTTACCGTCTCTGGTGTTTCGGTGGTAGCGTTAGGAGAAACCATTGCTACCACTGGTATCATTCCCTTCAATGATCCTACTGCTAAGCCCAAAATTAACTTCGCGGTCAAGCCAGGTGAAAATGTTTTCACTCGCTATTTCTCAATAGGAAATGGAGACGTGGGTTCGGCCTTGGGTGGCAGTATGGACGCCCTTGCCATCGATACCCAGCAAGTCTCCGGAAATGTAAAAGATGCCAGCGGGCAAAATGTGGCTGCGGCTCGCGTGACCGTGTTTGATACGACATCCAAAAAACCCGTCAGCGTTTTTTATAGCGATGCCCAGGGAAATTTCAGCGGCAATCTCAGCGGGGGTGCGGATCCCAAGGCGCAACTGTTTGGCAGCGGGCATTACCGTTTTGAAGTCTATAAAGAAGGATATCTCTACAATGCAGCGGCCTGGACTGAGGCAGATTCCCCCAGTCTGAAAGATAAAAAGAAGGCGGGTGTTTGTCCTCCCGCTACTGATACCACGCATATCCAATGCAATCTGGGTGAATCCGGTCTGGTGCAGGTGACGGCGCAAGATCCCGATGGGCATATTATTCCGGCTCGTATTGGAATTGTCGGTTTTGATCCCAGCCCTTATCACAAACTTCCAAATGCGGCGGATCCTAGTAATGACGACGATTCGAGCATAATTTCCGACATTGAATTTCAGGCCCAGCAATATGGCTACATTGATTCACTCTTTTTAGATCCTCAAGGGAAGATCAGCAATGTCGGCCATGCGCGCTTTGTGCATGACAACGTGTTTCGCCTGGAACCCGGCACTTACGATATCTATCTGATGCGTGGCCCGGAGTATTCTCAATATGTCCAACGTATTACGGTGACCAATGGCGGCACCAACAATGTCAGCGGTACTTTGCGAAAAGTGGTGGATACCACGGGCTATGTGGGTGCCGATTTTCATATCCACGGCATCAATTCACCCGATTCCCCCTTCGGCCAGCAGGCCCGCGTCAATTTTGCCTTGGCGGAAGGTCTGGATTTAATGGTTTCGGCCGATCATGACGCGATCACCGATTACAGTGTGGCGATTCATGAAATGGGTCTGCAAGATTATGTAGCTTCCATCCCCGGAATGGAAATTACCCCCATGGCCTTTGGGCATTTTATCGCGTTCCCCTTGTTGTTCAATGCCGATGATCCCACCGGCGGGGCCTTTGATTATACCAAAAAAGAGGGTTACAGCCCCGGTCCCTCCCATCATGAACTACTTTCTCCCGAAGAATTACTCACCCAGATAGACGCGCAAAACCCGGGGGAGCAGGTGTTGCAGGTGAATCACATTATGGATAACACCCTGGGCAATTTCTCGCTTTCCCGTTTGGTGACCACCACTTATTTTGAGGGCGTTCCTCCCTTGTCCACTTTTTCGGATCCTGTAGATTTCAGGCTTTCCCCCAATAACAACAGTGCCGGAAATTTCCACGCCCCCTTTCCTTATGGCACCAATAAACTCTTTACCGATAAATTTACTTCTCTGGAAATCTGCATTGGAGAGTCTGCCGTGGTGCCTCTGCCTCACGTGATGGAGACCTCTTTGCCCACCTGGTTTAACTTTTTAAACCTGGGAAAGATTGCGACAGCCACCTGCTCTTCCGATACACATCGACAGATTCGTGAGCCGATTGGGATTTTGAGAAATTACGTGCAATCCTCTGTGGATCCTCGCGATGGCCAAGGCACTTTTTCGGCGATTGATCCTCAAGAAATTGCGCACAATGTGAATCACCAAAAAGTGATTGTGTCTGCAGGGCCTTTCATGAAGGTATCTGCCAGCTCCGACACCCAGACCGCCGGTCTGGGCGACACGCTGACCTTTACAGGGGCAGGTCCCAAGACCGTTAATTTGCAGATTCAGGTTTCAAGCCCGGATTGGATGGATTGGGACACGGTGGAGGTTTATGTGAACACCGATCCCATCCCCGCAAAAGATGATCTGTCAGGCCCTTGGGACAAGTCAGCCGAAGATTTTGTCACCGTTACCAAAGATATGTCTAATCCTGCAAAGAATCACCTCAACCCCAAATTTATCTATTCTCCCACCTTGCTGTTCAAACGCGGTGGAGGGGCAGGAATTGGAGCGATAGACCAGCAGATAGCCGATGGCAAACGCTCTGCGCAGATCAATACTCCTCTTACCTTAAATGAAGATAGCTGGATTGTGGTGATGGTGAAGGGTTCCAGCGCAGCGAAGACGATCTTCCCCTACGCGCCCAAGGCCGTTAATACCCAGACCGCCGCAGTGAGCCCTGCGAATTTTCTGGAGACTTTAAAACACGAACGTGAAAATGAAGGCGTGCCCGATCTCATCGGCGGCTCCAAGGCCTTTGCGTTTTCCAACCCCATTTTTGTGGATGTGGATGGCGATGGATTCAAGGCCAAGTATGTGCGCTCCGGCGTTTCGCCGCTGCGTTGA
- a CDS encoding ATP-binding protein: protein MIEEFRRHNLFVEGFGLFQKQDPHLSYLSELRYVSPLDWWKAIDWKSPGILILTGGRQIGKTTSTKLLIEAVLKAKRFSADSIFFLPADQILDHFQLTRILRFFLEGLPNDSSPFLLLIDEITFVKDWDRSIKALADEGWFRRGFCLLTGSDSVILKEAASRFPGRRGRADQVDFHLHPLSFREYVNLMDPSLLKNPEKNIEKLFTCFGSYLQCGGYLRAINDLHGSKKISLSTYATFEQWVRGDFLKRGKSEENLLKVLQALIEVGVSQSSYSNLATHSGLSKDSLIDYVELLQRMDIVFTLEAYDSSKKIAFPKKAKKFHFADPFIQNTLEKWLVRERRIQKESDESLRVESCVASQYQSKIPSYYLKAEGEIDLVMVLGKHFLPLEVKWANQIRANDLKQLKKYPSSILLSKSFEKATYEGIRVFPLPLFLLEYFEEGKLRELI from the coding sequence ATGATTGAAGAATTTCGCCGCCACAATTTGTTTGTTGAAGGGTTTGGCCTCTTTCAAAAACAAGATCCCCATCTCTCCTATTTATCAGAACTTCGCTATGTCTCGCCTCTCGATTGGTGGAAGGCCATCGATTGGAAATCTCCAGGCATACTGATTCTCACCGGAGGGAGGCAGATTGGAAAAACCACCTCGACCAAGCTTTTGATTGAGGCAGTTTTAAAGGCAAAAAGATTTTCTGCAGACTCCATTTTCTTTTTACCCGCGGACCAGATTTTAGACCACTTTCAGCTCACGCGTATCCTGCGTTTTTTTCTTGAAGGCTTGCCCAACGATTCATCCCCCTTTTTGCTGCTGATCGATGAAATCACTTTTGTGAAAGATTGGGATAGAAGCATCAAGGCCTTGGCCGATGAGGGATGGTTTCGTCGTGGTTTTTGTCTTTTAACGGGGTCCGACAGCGTCATTCTAAAAGAAGCGGCCTCGCGTTTTCCGGGCAGGAGAGGCAGGGCAGACCAGGTGGATTTCCATCTCCATCCACTTTCATTTCGAGAGTATGTAAATTTGATGGACCCTTCTCTGCTAAAAAATCCTGAGAAAAATATAGAAAAACTTTTCACCTGTTTTGGCTCTTACCTCCAATGCGGAGGCTATCTCCGAGCCATCAACGATTTGCATGGCAGCAAAAAAATAAGTCTTTCTACCTATGCCACTTTTGAGCAATGGGTGCGGGGCGATTTTTTAAAGAGAGGAAAATCGGAAGAAAATCTTCTCAAAGTTTTGCAGGCCCTGATCGAAGTGGGGGTTTCGCAATCCAGCTATTCCAATTTGGCGACCCATTCGGGTTTGAGTAAAGATTCTCTCATCGATTATGTCGAACTTTTGCAGCGTATGGATATCGTGTTTACGCTAGAGGCCTACGATTCGAGCAAAAAAATTGCGTTTCCTAAAAAAGCCAAAAAATTTCATTTTGCCGATCCCTTCATTCAAAATACCTTAGAAAAATGGCTAGTTCGAGAGCGAAGAATTCAAAAAGAAAGTGACGAATCTCTGAGGGTTGAATCCTGCGTGGCCTCCCAATATCAATCGAAAATCCCCTCTTATTATCTGAAGGCCGAAGGTGAAATTGATTTGGTGATGGTTTTGGGAAAACACTTTCTTCCCCTCGAAGTCAAATGGGCCAATCAAATTCGGGCCAACGATCTCAAGCAATTAAAAAAATATCCCAGCTCCATTTTGCTCAGCAAATCCTTTGAAAAAGCGACCTACGAAGGCATTCGTGTGTTTCCTCTTCCCTTATTTTTGCTGGAATATTTTGAAGAAGGAAAGTTAAGAGAATTGATTTGA
- a CDS encoding patatin-like phospholipase family protein, with amino-acid sequence MGITIIQKSDLTKKKLNAKTALVLAGGAVSGGAFKAGGLKALNDYLVNKKVTDFDMYVGISAGAFLAVPLAGGISPEEVLKSLDGASERFEQLSPLHIYSPNWKECIERPLKYLYDTFTYFPGVLVDFISNFPQVSGKMKDGILKFLADPNYSNYEQMLRPLVRGVYSTRDFPSILSAMPSGAFDNKAFEKYLRAQVKRNRMTNNFKVLKRMRGKELYICAMELDTSERVVFGWDERNDITISESVMASTAMPGFYKPARVKGVDYLDGGVRQTASIDVAYNKGAELIICYNPFRPFRNIVNLEYIRESNRYLTKDKRITNSGVFGIFNQVFRTLYHSRLMYGLNTFREDKNFNGDIILIEPKEDDFTFFDMNPFAFWTRARAAKHGFESVRESIDEHYEQISAILNSYGIETTRELVNNDEDNMRSAANDDDAIMNVLEGRSPKQKLRVIAGGNRRR; translated from the coding sequence ATGGGTATTACCATCATTCAAAAGAGCGATCTTACCAAGAAAAAACTCAATGCTAAAACCGCCCTGGTTTTGGCGGGAGGAGCTGTATCCGGCGGTGCTTTCAAGGCTGGGGGACTGAAGGCCCTCAACGATTATCTGGTAAATAAAAAGGTCACCGATTTTGACATGTATGTAGGTATTTCAGCCGGCGCCTTTCTGGCGGTTCCCTTGGCTGGAGGCATTTCACCAGAAGAAGTGCTCAAAAGCCTCGATGGCGCCAGTGAGCGGTTTGAACAGCTTTCTCCCTTGCACATCTATAGTCCCAATTGGAAAGAATGTATCGAGCGCCCCCTCAAATATCTCTACGATACTTTTACCTATTTTCCAGGAGTGCTCGTCGATTTTATCTCCAACTTTCCTCAGGTATCGGGAAAAATGAAAGATGGAATCCTCAAATTTTTGGCGGACCCCAATTATTCGAATTACGAACAAATGCTGCGCCCCTTAGTGCGAGGGGTTTATTCCACCCGCGATTTCCCTTCCATCTTGTCGGCAATGCCCAGTGGCGCTTTTGATAATAAAGCCTTCGAAAAATATCTGCGGGCCCAAGTGAAGCGCAATCGCATGACCAATAATTTTAAGGTGCTCAAGCGTATGCGCGGAAAAGAGCTTTATATTTGCGCCATGGAACTGGATACCTCTGAACGGGTGGTCTTTGGTTGGGATGAACGCAATGATATCACGATATCTGAATCGGTGATGGCTTCTACCGCCATGCCCGGTTTCTACAAGCCTGCGCGTGTCAAAGGCGTGGATTATCTGGACGGCGGCGTTCGGCAAACGGCAAGTATCGATGTGGCCTATAACAAGGGTGCCGAGTTGATTATTTGTTACAATCCCTTCCGACCTTTTAGAAATATCGTCAATTTGGAGTACATCCGCGAAAGCAATCGCTATCTTACCAAAGACAAGCGCATTACAAATAGTGGCGTCTTTGGCATATTCAACCAGGTGTTTCGTACCTTGTATCATTCGCGTCTCATGTATGGGCTCAACACCTTCCGGGAAGATAAAAATTTCAATGGAGACATTATCCTCATCGAACCCAAGGAAGATGACTTTACCTTCTTTGACATGAATCCCTTTGCGTTTTGGACCCGTGCCAGGGCCGCCAAACATGGTTTTGAATCGGTCCGGGAATCCATTGACGAGCATTACGAGCAAATTTCTGCCATCTTGAATTCTTATGGAATCGAAACCACCCGGGAGCTGGTGAATAATGATGAAGACAATATGAGAAGCGCCGCCAACGATGACGATGCCATCATGAATGTGCTGGAGGGGCGTTCTCCCAAGCAGAAATTGCGAGTCATCGCAGGGGGCAATCGTCGCAGGTAG
- a CDS encoding tetratricopeptide repeat protein translates to MFKLTKILFLFFLLFFPSFVWAQSQPALSSSEQKAIVGRDLVFHRQYNEALNYFKKIQQEEPASVLGTFGQMAIWQVRMFENYDNRFEKEYELISSENKKIVDAVLNQKDPEAWELFLAAASSGLRGFYLMRSDAYFRALVEAARARKAMNRAIQKDPGFYDPYLGLGMYDYWRSVFTNRLTFLPFFKDKRQEGLEQVKLALSKGRVVGALAEVSLAFCLHESRDTQEAIPLLESILKKYPESIIVRNLLGDLYIAKGEYAKAHLIYDQLLKEHADITVAQFFKAMAYFKEGKLVEARTWYEKFLATAPVSAWKAYALTDLGRIDLKEGKEEAAFNHFKEAYHSYPDYNLPLKELNKLRERKK, encoded by the coding sequence ATGTTCAAATTAACCAAAATTCTTTTTCTTTTCTTTCTTCTTTTCTTTCCTTCTTTTGTCTGGGCCCAATCTCAGCCCGCCTTATCCAGTTCTGAACAAAAGGCCATTGTGGGTCGAGACCTTGTCTTTCATCGTCAATATAATGAAGCCTTGAATTATTTTAAGAAGATTCAGCAAGAAGAACCTGCCTCGGTGCTCGGTACCTTTGGACAGATGGCGATCTGGCAAGTCCGCATGTTTGAAAATTACGACAATCGATTTGAAAAAGAATACGAGCTTATCTCCTCCGAAAATAAAAAAATTGTAGATGCAGTCTTAAATCAAAAAGATCCGGAGGCCTGGGAATTGTTTTTGGCTGCTGCTTCTTCAGGGCTTCGGGGTTTTTATCTGATGCGTAGCGATGCCTATTTTCGCGCCCTGGTGGAGGCCGCTCGTGCTCGTAAGGCCATGAACCGGGCGATTCAGAAAGATCCTGGTTTTTATGACCCCTATCTGGGGCTGGGAATGTACGATTATTGGAGATCGGTCTTTACCAATCGACTTACTTTTCTGCCTTTTTTTAAGGACAAGCGCCAAGAAGGTCTGGAGCAAGTGAAGCTGGCCCTCTCCAAAGGGCGCGTGGTGGGTGCCTTGGCCGAGGTGTCTTTGGCCTTTTGTCTTCACGAGTCTCGCGATACGCAAGAGGCTATTCCGCTGTTGGAAAGTATTTTAAAAAAATATCCGGAATCCATTATCGTACGGAATTTATTGGGCGATCTCTATATTGCCAAAGGAGAATATGCGAAGGCCCATCTTATTTACGATCAACTTTTAAAGGAACATGCCGATATCACAGTGGCGCAGTTTTTTAAGGCCATGGCTTATTTTAAGGAAGGCAAACTGGTGGAGGCCAGAACCTGGTATGAGAAGTTTTTGGCGACAGCCCCCGTGTCGGCCTGGAAGGCCTATGCCCTTACCGATTTGGGGCGTATCGATCTAAAGGAGGGTAAAGAAGAGGCAGCGTTTAATCATTTCAAAGAGGCGTATCACAGTTACCCAGACTATAATCTGCCTTTAAAGGAATTGAATAAATTGAGGGAGAGGAAGAAGTAA